A window of Lacibacter sediminis contains these coding sequences:
- a CDS encoding c-type cytochrome domain-containing protein has protein sequence MLLSVSDFIGRFHPVFVHLPIGILLLACLFQWLMIKDRFAVLQPAIPVTLFWGMISAIASCISGYLLSTTGDYDAQLVGRHQWLGISVAVVSLILYVLHKRSVSGRTARIVSLVLFLLITITGHLGGSLTHGSTYLTEGLNADAADKKGAAIPPIPNIQEAVVYNDMVKPLLEARCYSCHGPNKKKGKLRLDTEEFILKGGESGKTIIAGDAEASDLIERLLLPQDNDDHMPPKEKPQLTQQEIALLHWWVSNGAHFSKKVKDLQQTEKIKPVLLALQKGDVPEAESKLSDVPETEVSKADEAVIKKLQAAGVIVTPVAQNSNYLSVNFVTAVSTADSVMKLFGLLKKQLLWLKLNNPTVNDHAIEFIKDCKAITRLQLSNTAITDKAMATIKLLPQLQSLSLVGTKVTAEAVLQLQSLKMLKYIYLFQTNVSRNNWAALQKAFPSTTLDSGNYVVPLLATDTIKVTAPVKPQ, from the coding sequence ATGTTGTTATCTGTTTCTGATTTTATCGGTCGTTTTCATCCTGTGTTCGTGCATTTGCCAATCGGTATTTTGTTGCTGGCTTGTCTTTTTCAATGGTTGATGATCAAAGACCGGTTTGCGGTTTTGCAACCTGCCATTCCTGTAACATTGTTTTGGGGAATGATCAGTGCCATTGCATCCTGCATCAGCGGCTACTTACTTTCAACAACGGGTGATTATGATGCACAGTTGGTGGGCAGACATCAATGGTTGGGTATTAGTGTTGCAGTTGTTTCACTTATCCTGTATGTATTGCACAAACGGTCTGTCAGCGGAAGAACAGCAAGAATTGTTTCGCTTGTATTGTTTTTGCTTATCACTATTACAGGGCATTTAGGAGGTTCGTTAACTCATGGTTCAACTTATTTAACCGAAGGTTTGAATGCAGATGCTGCTGATAAAAAAGGAGCTGCAATTCCACCTATTCCAAATATTCAGGAAGCAGTTGTGTACAACGATATGGTGAAACCCTTACTTGAAGCAAGGTGTTATAGTTGTCATGGCCCGAATAAGAAAAAAGGCAAACTTCGTTTAGACACAGAAGAGTTTATTTTGAAAGGTGGGGAGAGCGGCAAAACAATCATTGCAGGTGATGCTGAAGCAAGTGATCTCATCGAACGTTTATTGTTGCCACAGGACAATGACGATCATATGCCACCAAAAGAAAAACCACAACTAACGCAACAGGAAATTGCATTGCTGCATTGGTGGGTGAGTAATGGCGCACATTTTTCAAAGAAGGTGAAAGATCTGCAACAAACAGAAAAAATAAAACCGGTATTGCTTGCGCTGCAAAAAGGAGATGTTCCTGAAGCCGAAAGTAAACTATCGGATGTGCCCGAAACAGAAGTGTCGAAAGCAGATGAAGCAGTGATCAAAAAATTACAGGCAGCTGGTGTAATTGTTACTCCAGTAGCACAGAATAGTAATTATCTCTCCGTCAATTTTGTAACGGCTGTTTCAACGGCAGATAGTGTGATGAAACTTTTTGGTTTGTTGAAAAAACAACTGTTGTGGTTAAAACTCAATAACCCAACTGTTAATGATCATGCGATTGAATTTATTAAGGACTGCAAAGCCATCACCCGGCTACAACTAAGCAATACTGCAATAACTGATAAAGCAATGGCCACAATAAAATTGCTTCCCCAATTGCAATCGTTGAGTCTTGTTGGTACGAAAGTAACAGCAGAAGCAGTGCTGCAATTGCAATCGTTGAAAATGCTGAAATATATTTATCTGTTCCAGACGAATGTAAGCCGCAACAACTGGGCTGCATTACAAAAAGCATTTCCTTCAACAACGCTCGATTCAGGTAATTACGTTGTGCCACTCTTAGCAACAGACACAATAAAAGTAACAGCCCCGGTAAAGCCACAATAA
- a CDS encoding TCR/Tet family MFS transporter, with the protein MASGKNAAIGFIFITLLIDVIGFGIIIPVMPNLIEELAHVNVSEASKIGGVLLAVFAITQFVFSPLVGNLSDKYGRRPILLASLFAFALDYVLLSFAPNLGWLFVGRIIAGITGASFTTASAYIADISTAEDRAKNFGMIGAAFGLGFVIGPMIGGLLGGLGTRVPFMVAAGLCFLNFLYGYFILPESLKPELRRPFEWKRAIPGVSIINLKRYPAILGLIVSLVLVYLGGHAVQSNWSFFTIERFKWTPGMIGISLTVVGVLVGGVQAGLTRIVNPRLGNEKSVYIGLAFYALGMLLFAFATQSWMMFVFLVPYCLGGICGPALQSIMVGHVPANEQGELQGSLSGLMSLTTIVGPLLMTNTFAYFTSKSAPVYFPGSSFLLGAILIIASAFIAYYSLHVKPARAAAAS; encoded by the coding sequence ATGGCTTCCGGAAAAAACGCTGCAATTGGTTTCATCTTTATCACCTTGTTGATCGATGTGATTGGCTTTGGAATTATTATTCCCGTAATGCCCAATCTTATTGAGGAGTTAGCCCATGTAAATGTTAGCGAAGCGTCAAAAATCGGAGGCGTGTTACTTGCTGTTTTTGCCATTACGCAGTTTGTATTTTCGCCATTGGTAGGCAACCTGAGCGATAAGTATGGCCGTCGTCCCATTTTATTGGCATCGCTTTTTGCATTTGCACTTGACTATGTGTTGTTATCCTTCGCACCAAATCTTGGATGGTTATTTGTCGGCCGTATCATTGCCGGCATCACCGGTGCAAGTTTCACCACTGCGTCTGCCTACATTGCCGATATCAGCACAGCAGAAGACAGGGCGAAAAATTTCGGAATGATAGGGGCAGCCTTTGGTTTGGGATTTGTGATTGGACCAATGATCGGTGGATTGCTGGGCGGACTTGGCACACGAGTTCCCTTTATGGTTGCCGCCGGTTTGTGTTTCCTCAACTTTCTCTACGGTTATTTTATTCTTCCTGAATCATTAAAACCTGAATTGCGTCGTCCGTTTGAGTGGAAGAGAGCAATCCCTGGTGTAAGCATCATCAACCTGAAAAGGTATCCTGCTATACTCGGTCTGATTGTTTCATTAGTGCTGGTGTATCTTGGCGGGCATGCGGTACAATCGAACTGGAGTTTCTTTACGATTGAACGTTTTAAATGGACACCCGGCATGATCGGTATTTCATTAACCGTGGTAGGTGTGTTGGTGGGCGGAGTACAGGCCGGATTAACAAGGATCGTAAATCCAAGATTGGGGAATGAAAAAAGTGTTTATATCGGTCTGGCTTTTTATGCGCTGGGTATGTTGTTGTTTGCATTTGCAACTCAAAGCTGGATGATGTTTGTCTTTCTGGTTCCTTATTGCCTCGGTGGTATTTGCGGCCCGGCATTACAATCGATCATGGTGGGGCATGTGCCTGCTAATGAACAGGGAGAGTTACAGGGATCTCTTTCAGGGCTCATGAGTCTAACCACAATCGTTGGGCCTTTACTCATGACCAATACATTTGCTTACTTCACAAGTAAATCGGCGCCCGTTTATTTCCCGGGCTCATCATTCCTGTTAGGAGCTATCCTCATTATTGCAAGTGCGTTCATTGCTTATTATTCGCTGCATGTAAAACCGGCACGGGCAGCTGCTGCAAGTTGA
- a CDS encoding DoxX family protein, producing the protein MGMLHQLQQWSITHHPKWLVILRVALGFSLILKGISFISNNILLQDILLKSNLSSQGWLSTAIPWLHLLGGALIVVGLFTRWAVLMQVPILIGAIFFVNAKQGVFSGQSELGLSLVILALLIFFFAEGGGPLSLDDHYFRKKKS; encoded by the coding sequence TGGGTATGTTACATCAACTTCAGCAATGGAGCATCACCCATCACCCCAAGTGGTTGGTGATACTGCGTGTTGCACTGGGTTTCAGCCTTATTTTAAAAGGCATTTCATTCATCAGTAATAATATTTTGCTGCAGGATATTTTGCTGAAAAGCAATCTCTCTTCGCAAGGATGGTTAAGTACGGCCATCCCATGGCTGCATCTGCTGGGAGGTGCATTGATCGTTGTCGGATTATTTACCCGATGGGCGGTTTTGATGCAGGTACCAATCCTTATCGGAGCGATATTTTTTGTAAACGCCAAACAAGGCGTATTTAGCGGTCAATCTGAATTAGGCCTTTCGCTGGTAATTTTAGCACTGCTCATTTTCTTTTTTGCAGAAGGAGGCGGACCACTTTCGTTGGATGATCATTATTTCAGGAAAAAGAAGAGCTGA